A portion of the Paenibacillus hamazuiensis genome contains these proteins:
- a CDS encoding creatininase family protein: MPNAYLLTEMTWPEVKTALKTVKIAIIPLGAHEQHGPHMVESCDAVLAEEMGKRLTEKLHPEALMTPTVNMGISPHHLHFPGTISLEPATLIAILRDMIKSLKQHGIENFLVLNSHGGNQATLGVAVEMLTRELDVRIYYAKTTASAKDVMDRRLESKLYGHSCDREVSEAMYLAPQLVRTDKLEKADIKEGRWRKLRPGNPLQGFYYYEEMTLNGCLGDATKASADIGREIVETALERLAKAVKEVLEA; the protein is encoded by the coding sequence ATGCCTAACGCTTACTTATTGACGGAGATGACTTGGCCGGAGGTGAAGACGGCGCTAAAGACGGTCAAAATCGCCATTATTCCGCTGGGGGCGCACGAGCAGCACGGTCCGCATATGGTGGAGAGCTGCGATGCCGTGCTCGCCGAAGAAATGGGCAAACGACTGACGGAGAAGCTGCATCCCGAGGCGCTGATGACGCCCACCGTGAACATGGGGATTTCCCCGCACCACCTGCATTTTCCGGGGACGATTTCGCTGGAGCCGGCCACGCTTATCGCGATACTGCGCGATATGATCAAATCGCTCAAGCAGCACGGCATCGAAAACTTCCTCGTGCTCAATTCGCACGGGGGCAACCAGGCTACGCTCGGCGTGGCCGTGGAAATGCTCACGAGAGAACTCGATGTGCGCATCTACTACGCCAAAACGACGGCGTCCGCCAAAGATGTGATGGATCGCCGCCTCGAGTCCAAGCTATACGGGCACAGCTGCGACCGCGAGGTGTCGGAGGCGATGTATTTGGCTCCGCAGCTCGTCAGGACGGATAAGCTGGAGAAAGCCGACATTAAGGAAGGAAGATGGCGCAAGCTGCGGCCGGGCAATCCGCTGCAAGGTTTTTATTATTATGAAGAAATGACCCTCAACGGCTGTCTCGGAGATGCAACCAAAGCAAGCGCCGATATCGGCAGGGAAATAGTCGAAACCGCTCTGGAGCGTCTGGCCAAGGCTGTCAAAGAAGTGCTGGAGGCATGA
- the yyaC gene encoding spore protease YyaC: MMYHKHYLDKKSVAYFSEALVKHFLKNPAYAGIAVVCIGTNRYNGDSLGPMVGSRLAERFENHRQVRVYGTLDSPVHALNLQKAVAAIAEAHKRSYIIAVDACLGQFYKIGTIQLVDEPLEPGVSLGKQLPPIGHIHLKGIINNYGPLNHKVLEHTSLTFVGEMAVVMSRILVKACQDIIPHLSAAEPAAHEAANKRSSGS; encoded by the coding sequence ATGATGTACCATAAGCATTACCTGGACAAAAAATCGGTCGCGTATTTTTCCGAAGCGCTGGTCAAGCATTTTTTAAAAAATCCGGCTTACGCCGGCATTGCCGTTGTCTGCATCGGCACCAACCGGTATAACGGCGACTCGCTCGGACCTATGGTCGGCAGCCGTCTCGCCGAACGGTTCGAAAACCATCGCCAAGTCCGTGTATACGGAACGCTGGACAGCCCTGTACACGCGCTGAATTTGCAAAAAGCGGTGGCCGCCATCGCCGAAGCCCACAAACGTTCCTATATTATTGCCGTCGACGCCTGTCTGGGGCAATTTTATAAAATCGGCACCATTCAGCTCGTGGATGAACCACTCGAGCCTGGGGTCAGTCTCGGCAAGCAGCTCCCTCCCATCGGACATATTCATTTGAAAGGGATCATCAACAATTACGGTCCTTTGAACCATAAAGTGCTGGAGCATACGAGCCTGACGTTTGTCGGGGAAATGGCCGTTGTCATGAGCCGCATTCTCGTCAAGGCGTGCCAGGACATCATCCCGCATCTGTCGGCTGCGGAACCGGCCGCTCACGAAGCGGCGAACAAACGGTCATCCGGCAGCTGA
- a CDS encoding ABC transporter permease, protein MSLPARELPMTAEPTKEQPSLAVAERTKSELYIRYLQAQKRKLWTIRVSQLLLLVVFFGLWEWAARWKWVDPMLTSMPSKLFASFQQLTSSGELLKHTYTTGLETVIGIVVSMALGTVIAIAFWWSTYASKVLEPYIVVLNALPKVALGPIFYIWLGDRYSIYGMAIAISVIVTIIMVESGFKEVGKTKLKLMESFGATRSQMLRMVLLPASIPNFIATLKVNVGLTLVGVIMGEFLSSKAGLGYLIIYGGQVFQMDMVMVSIVMLALLSIVLYGVVNALGRYAMKKYHFDN, encoded by the coding sequence ATGTCGCTGCCGGCTAGAGAATTGCCGATGACTGCGGAACCGACGAAGGAGCAGCCGTCCCTGGCGGTTGCCGAACGAACGAAATCCGAGCTGTACATCCGTTATTTGCAAGCGCAAAAGCGCAAGCTGTGGACCATCCGCGTTTCCCAGCTGCTGCTGCTTGTAGTCTTTTTCGGCTTATGGGAATGGGCCGCGAGATGGAAGTGGGTGGATCCGATGCTGACCAGCATGCCGTCCAAGCTCTTCGCTTCGTTCCAGCAGCTTACGTCAAGCGGGGAGCTGCTGAAGCATACGTATACGACCGGGCTCGAGACCGTCATCGGCATCGTGGTGTCGATGGCGCTCGGCACCGTTATCGCCATCGCGTTCTGGTGGTCGACTTACGCCTCCAAGGTGCTGGAGCCATACATCGTTGTGCTTAACGCGCTGCCCAAAGTCGCGCTTGGCCCGATTTTCTACATTTGGCTCGGCGACCGGTATTCGATCTACGGCATGGCGATCGCCATTTCCGTGATCGTGACGATCATCATGGTGGAAAGCGGCTTTAAGGAGGTCGGGAAAACGAAGCTCAAGCTGATGGAATCGTTTGGTGCGACACGTTCGCAAATGCTGCGGATGGTGCTGCTGCCGGCCAGCATTCCCAATTTTATCGCCACGCTCAAGGTCAACGTGGGACTGACGCTGGTCGGCGTCATCATGGGCGAGTTTCTGTCGTCCAAAGCAGGGCTCGGCTATCTGATCATCTACGGCGGCCAGGTGTTTCAAATGGACATGGTGATGGTGAGCATTGTCATGCTGGCGCTTCTGTCGATCGTATTATACGGCGTTGTCAACGCTCTCGGACGGTATGCGATGAAAAAATATCATTTTGACAATTAA
- a CDS encoding ABC transporter ATP-binding protein, with protein MAQIELRGVCLSYFTPKQETEAIRDINLSIDAGEFISIVGPSGCGKSTMLSLISGMYRPTKGKVSIDGQEVTGTSPKVGYMLQHDYLFEWRDILSNLMVGAEIRKLDRKKAERKALELLERYGLGGFAHHSPSQLSGGMRQRVALIRTLVTEPDILLLDEPFSALDYQTRLTLADEIFGIIKDQGKTAILVTHDISEAISMADRVMVMSKRPSTISSIYRIEMEEGHALSPWAKREAGRYNEYFNNIWRELEGHVAAG; from the coding sequence ATGGCGCAAATCGAATTAAGGGGCGTCTGCCTCAGTTACTTTACGCCGAAGCAGGAAACGGAGGCGATCCGCGACATCAACTTATCGATCGATGCGGGAGAATTCATCAGCATTGTAGGTCCGAGCGGCTGCGGGAAAAGCACGATGCTTTCTCTCATTTCCGGAATGTACCGGCCGACCAAGGGCAAGGTGTCGATCGACGGGCAGGAGGTGACCGGCACCTCCCCCAAGGTCGGATACATGCTGCAGCACGATTATTTGTTCGAGTGGCGCGATATTTTAAGCAATCTTATGGTCGGTGCGGAAATTCGCAAGCTGGACCGAAAAAAGGCGGAGCGCAAAGCGCTCGAGCTGCTTGAGCGATACGGCCTTGGCGGCTTTGCGCATCACAGCCCGTCGCAGCTGTCGGGCGGCATGCGTCAGCGGGTGGCGCTCATCCGCACGCTCGTGACGGAGCCGGATATTTTGCTGCTCGACGAGCCGTTCTCCGCGCTCGATTACCAGACTCGGCTGACGCTCGCCGACGAAATTTTCGGCATTATCAAAGATCAGGGAAAGACCGCCATCCTGGTCACGCACGACATTTCCGAAGCGATCAGCATGGCCGACCGGGTGATGGTCATGTCAAAGCGGCCGAGTACGATCTCTTCGATTTACAGGATTGAAATGGAGGAAGGCCACGCTCTCTCTCCGTGGGCGAAACGAGAAGCGGGCCGTTACAATGAGTACTTCAACAACATTTGGAGGGAGTTGGAAGGCCATGTCGCTGCCGGCTAG
- a CDS encoding ABC transporter substrate-binding protein — translation MRNMKKTASLLLSAVLLALAAGCGSAPAAEPKTQQASAPKPEPGKTGTLKTVKFSEVIRSIFYAPHYIAMQKGFFKEEGLDVDMNTAQGSDKGAAALIAGTADISLVGPETAIYIYNQKGDKTLKIFHQLTMKDGSFLLSRSKLNGFKWSDLEGKTVIGWRPGSAPQMVLNTKLQQEKVGKADVVTNIASTAMAGAFGSGKGDFIQVFEPIASTLEKEGKAHYVTSVGQAFGEFPETSYVATSDFIKNNPETIQKFVNAVAKGTKWLNTASPDDIAAALAPFFDGTPKDVIIQSIDRYKKQDTWPASPELTAAQFETLQKVLIENGVLKPEQKIANMDAVVDMSFVKNIGKAGK, via the coding sequence ATGAGAAACATGAAGAAAACCGCCAGTTTGCTGCTCTCCGCCGTGCTGCTTGCCCTTGCCGCAGGCTGCGGGTCGGCCCCCGCGGCCGAGCCCAAAACCCAGCAGGCTTCTGCGCCAAAGCCGGAACCGGGCAAAACGGGAACGCTCAAGACGGTCAAATTTTCCGAAGTCATCCGTTCCATCTTTTATGCACCTCATTATATCGCGATGCAAAAAGGTTTTTTTAAAGAAGAAGGTCTGGATGTAGACATGAACACCGCGCAAGGTTCCGATAAAGGGGCGGCAGCCCTGATTGCCGGCACCGCGGATATTTCTTTGGTCGGTCCGGAGACGGCCATTTACATTTACAACCAGAAGGGGGATAAAACGCTGAAAATTTTCCACCAGCTGACGATGAAGGACGGCTCCTTCCTGCTGTCGCGCAGCAAGCTGAACGGGTTTAAGTGGAGCGACCTGGAAGGAAAAACCGTGATCGGCTGGAGGCCGGGGAGCGCGCCGCAAATGGTGCTGAATACGAAGCTGCAGCAGGAGAAGGTGGGCAAGGCGGACGTGGTGACGAACATCGCTTCCACGGCTATGGCCGGCGCCTTCGGCAGCGGAAAAGGCGATTTTATCCAGGTGTTCGAGCCGATTGCCTCTACGCTGGAAAAGGAAGGGAAAGCCCACTATGTCACCTCGGTAGGACAAGCGTTCGGCGAGTTTCCGGAAACCTCCTACGTGGCTACGTCGGATTTTATTAAAAACAATCCCGAAACGATTCAAAAATTCGTCAATGCCGTCGCCAAAGGGACAAAATGGCTGAACACCGCCTCTCCGGACGACATCGCCGCCGCACTGGCTCCGTTTTTTGACGGCACGCCCAAAGACGTCATCATCCAATCCATCGACCGCTACAAAAAGCAGGATACATGGCCGGCCTCCCCGGAGCTTACGGCTGCTCAATTTGAGACGCTGCAGAAGGTGCTGATCGAAAACGGGGTGCTCAAGCCGGAGCAAAAAATCGCAAATATGGATGCCGTCGTCGACATGAGCTTTGTGAAAAACATCGGGAAAGCGGGGAAATAA